A window from Hoeflea sp. IMCC20628 encodes these proteins:
- a CDS encoding GntR family transcriptional regulator — protein sequence MPDTDNIAHTGYSVTRIADLLRSEIILGKYAMGERIKISDIAARYQSSTMPVREALRTLHCERLVQIIPNKGAEVCHVDHDYVRDIYDVRGVLEAHLTETACMKMSFSAFAEIEKAQELVVEAVRNDDHQALLLHNEKLHVIIADLGGNADAKRIIKQNQNTIVMLRNHVGFQPGRFAEIVEEHRRLIEALFRRDVSTAGAVARHHAASARDDMLKCMREFEK from the coding sequence ATGCCTGATACAGACAATATTGCACATACCGGGTACTCGGTGACCCGCATCGCGGATCTTCTCAGGTCGGAGATTATCCTCGGAAAATACGCCATGGGCGAGCGGATCAAGATCTCTGATATCGCCGCGCGCTACCAATCCAGCACCATGCCGGTGCGAGAGGCACTCCGCACATTGCATTGCGAGCGGCTGGTTCAGATCATCCCCAACAAGGGCGCGGAAGTCTGCCATGTGGACCACGACTATGTTCGCGACATCTACGATGTTCGCGGTGTGCTCGAAGCGCACCTGACAGAGACTGCTTGTATGAAAATGAGCTTCTCGGCCTTTGCGGAAATCGAGAAGGCGCAGGAACTGGTTGTCGAAGCCGTCCGCAACGACGACCACCAGGCGCTCTTGCTCCACAACGAAAAGCTTCATGTCATCATCGCCGATCTGGGCGGAAATGCTGACGCCAAGCGGATCATCAAACAGAACCAGAACACGATCGTCATGCTGCGCAACCATGTCGGATTTCAACCTGGCCGTTTTGCAGAGATCGTCGAAGAGCACCGCAGGCTTATTGAAGCACTGTTCAGGCGGGACGTCAGCACGGCAGGCGCAGTGGCGCGCCATCATGCGGCGAGCGCGCGTGATGACATGCTCAAATGTATGAGGGAGTTTGAAAAGTGA
- a CDS encoding TRAP transporter large permease, producing MLLTLLLVFALTLAVGMPVAFSMLISSIAALLVGGTFPSMIIVQRIAPGLDSFPLLAIPLFVLAGNFLNSSGIAHRIFDFAATLVGHIKGGLAHVNILASLIFAGMSGVASADAAGLGQIEMTQMKRAGYEPAFAAALTAVSSVVGPIIPPSVIMVIYSVQASVSLTDLFLAGVIPGLMFCTFLMGTVFIMAHTGRINVEPEKRATFREVGRAGLRALPAILAPVFLLAGLFLGIATPTELGAMIAAYALILGFTQGNMTVRHALEAFFSTVRTCGVLIFIVAASVPFGWIIAVSGLSNSFSGFVTSFASSPLQILLVISVLLLIAGSVIETGALMLIAIPIFLPTILAAGIDPIHFGIVLILCCLVGAITPPFGIILFVMMDVAQISIGKLSRAVLPFYFPIVALLIVICAFPMISLFLPVLLGGM from the coding sequence ATGCTGCTCACGCTTCTGCTTGTCTTTGCACTCACCCTCGCGGTGGGCATGCCCGTCGCCTTTTCCATGCTCATCAGCAGCATCGCGGCGCTTCTCGTGGGGGGCACTTTCCCGTCAATGATTATTGTCCAGCGGATAGCGCCTGGATTGGACAGCTTCCCGCTTCTGGCCATCCCGTTGTTCGTACTTGCCGGAAACTTTCTCAACAGCTCAGGCATTGCACACAGGATATTCGACTTTGCCGCCACGCTGGTAGGCCACATCAAGGGGGGGCTGGCCCATGTCAATATTCTTGCCAGTCTGATCTTTGCGGGGATGTCAGGTGTCGCCTCAGCGGACGCCGCAGGGCTTGGGCAGATCGAAATGACACAAATGAAGCGCGCGGGATACGAGCCAGCGTTTGCCGCTGCGCTGACCGCCGTCTCATCCGTCGTCGGACCGATCATCCCGCCAAGCGTGATCATGGTGATTTATTCGGTCCAGGCCAGCGTTTCGCTCACCGACCTGTTTCTGGCCGGCGTCATCCCGGGCCTCATGTTTTGTACCTTTCTGATGGGCACGGTCTTCATCATGGCCCATACCGGGCGCATAAATGTTGAACCCGAAAAAAGAGCCACATTCCGAGAAGTCGGCCGTGCCGGTCTTCGGGCGTTGCCGGCTATCCTCGCGCCGGTATTTCTGCTTGCGGGGCTGTTTCTCGGGATAGCCACGCCGACCGAACTCGGCGCCATGATTGCTGCCTACGCACTAATCCTGGGCTTCACCCAGGGCAACATGACCGTGCGCCACGCACTTGAGGCATTCTTTTCCACCGTTCGAACCTGCGGCGTTCTCATCTTCATCGTGGCGGCATCGGTTCCCTTTGGTTGGATCATTGCGGTTTCAGGGCTCTCAAATTCCTTCTCCGGCTTTGTCACATCCTTTGCCAGTTCCCCCCTCCAAATTCTGCTGGTCATCAGTGTCCTGCTCTTGATCGCCGGCTCGGTCATAGAGACCGGCGCGCTGATGCTGATTGCCATCCCTATATTTCTGCCAACCATCCTCGCTGCAGGCATCGATCCTATTCACTTCGGCATCGTATTGATCCTTTGCTGCCTTGTCGGTGCAATCACCCCGCCGTTCGGGATCATCCTGTTCGTCATGATGGACGTGGCGCAAATCAGCATAGGCAAGCTCAGCCGAGCGGTATTGCCGTTCTATTTTCCCATTGTCGCGCTCCTGATCGTGATTTGCGCCTTTCCCATGATCAGCCTGTTTCTGCCAGTGCTTCTCGGCGGGATGTAG
- a CDS encoding TRAP transporter substrate-binding protein has product MKHFGILAVAATLSFAASLAQPSVARADTTLTTSTVNAVGSLGNRVGNKFRDLVAEADSTLAINHVEGTVLGNAAQVMDQTISGAVDIMGTDMAWVSSFHPDLAVLNWSFAFNSTDHLNAFFKSEQFGKIVEEIAAETGIRVLAATSTQPRYFHSRVPIKSADDIKGLKVRVPQIRVFIDSWDAMGAVPTPLNFSEVFLAMKTGVIDGAFGNPSDTFPNNFHLSGPNIVTTGDTISSTALIINEARYQSLTDEERTVLGEAAQGAIDWAYKEAQAEMQGVLDQMTATGATLTDIDTAPLQAATLAKGRMLEDEGLWSKGLLDSIQSLDAK; this is encoded by the coding sequence ATGAAACATTTCGGGATACTGGCGGTCGCCGCCACACTTTCATTTGCCGCAAGCCTTGCGCAACCATCTGTCGCACGCGCTGACACCACGCTTACAACATCGACGGTCAACGCCGTCGGGTCGCTTGGAAATCGGGTGGGGAACAAGTTTCGGGATCTCGTTGCAGAAGCGGACTCGACGCTCGCCATCAACCACGTTGAGGGGACCGTTCTCGGCAACGCGGCCCAGGTGATGGACCAGACAATCTCGGGTGCCGTGGATATCATGGGAACGGACATGGCTTGGGTGTCGAGCTTTCATCCCGACCTCGCGGTCTTGAACTGGAGCTTTGCTTTCAACAGCACAGATCACCTCAACGCATTCTTCAAGAGCGAGCAATTTGGCAAGATCGTTGAGGAAATCGCTGCAGAAACAGGGATCCGTGTCCTGGCCGCGACCTCGACGCAGCCACGTTACTTCCACTCCCGCGTTCCGATCAAGTCAGCTGACGACATCAAGGGGTTGAAGGTTCGGGTGCCGCAGATCAGGGTGTTCATTGACAGTTGGGATGCCATGGGCGCAGTGCCGACCCCGCTGAACTTCTCCGAGGTATTCCTGGCCATGAAAACCGGTGTTATCGACGGGGCATTTGGCAATCCATCGGACACGTTCCCGAACAACTTCCATTTGTCGGGTCCGAATATTGTCACCACGGGCGACACGATCAGCAGCACAGCGCTCATCATCAATGAGGCACGTTACCAGTCGCTTACCGATGAAGAGCGCACGGTTCTGGGCGAAGCTGCACAGGGTGCCATTGATTGGGCGTACAAAGAGGCTCAGGCAGAAATGCAGGGCGTTCTCGACCAGATGACGGCGACCGGCGCTACCCTTACCGATATTGATACGGCCCCATTGCAGGCTGCGACGCTTGCAAAGGGACGCATGCTTGAAGACGAGGGTCTTTGGTCCAAGGGGTTGCTCGACAGTATTCAGAGCTTGGACGCCAAGTAA
- a CDS encoding SMP-30/gluconolactonase/LRE family protein, producing MGDISEPHGSTPEDISVWKTGAEVTECPYWDHQTGSLFFVDIRKPALHQYSAEGAAMRSWPLPEPVGAFTLLESGAQAIVGLKSGLARLDLESGVLERLLDPEPDLPINRLNEGKVSPCGKWFLFGSMDESGTNKPTGSIYAMSMTGELHKLVEGLVVANGLAWSVDGSTLYYSDSWASTIWQCDWNADIGKISSVRIFAEIAKQDGAPDGAAMDQEGCYWSAGVSAGCLNRFAPDGTLKSKIRLPVQAPTMPAFGPPESETMYVTSHRRIQNPTDMDGGIVTFPVPASGVAVPRFKMSTCDAGESNSPSPA from the coding sequence ATGGGAGACATTTCAGAACCACACGGTTCCACTCCGGAAGATATTTCAGTCTGGAAAACCGGGGCGGAAGTGACCGAATGCCCCTATTGGGATCATCAAACGGGAAGCTTGTTTTTCGTTGATATCCGAAAGCCGGCGCTGCACCAGTATTCGGCTGAAGGCGCAGCGATGCGGTCCTGGCCACTCCCGGAACCTGTAGGCGCTTTCACGCTGCTTGAATCCGGTGCCCAGGCCATTGTTGGTCTTAAATCAGGCCTTGCCAGGCTTGATCTTGAAAGTGGCGTCCTTGAGCGGTTGCTCGACCCCGAACCAGACCTTCCAATCAATCGCCTCAACGAGGGAAAGGTCAGTCCCTGCGGAAAGTGGTTTCTGTTTGGATCCATGGACGAATCCGGCACCAACAAGCCCACAGGTTCGATCTATGCAATGTCCATGACAGGTGAACTCCACAAACTCGTCGAAGGCCTCGTCGTCGCCAACGGCCTGGCATGGAGCGTTGATGGATCAACACTGTATTATTCGGACAGCTGGGCATCGACAATATGGCAGTGTGACTGGAATGCCGACATCGGAAAAATATCGTCGGTTCGGATATTTGCTGAAATCGCAAAGCAGGACGGCGCCCCCGATGGCGCTGCCATGGACCAAGAAGGATGCTATTGGTCTGCGGGCGTCTCCGCCGGTTGCCTCAACAGATTCGCCCCCGATGGAACGCTGAAGTCTAAAATCCGGCTCCCGGTTCAGGCCCCGACAATGCCCGCTTTCGGACCGCCTGAGAGTGAAACGATGTATGTCACGTCACATCGCCGGATTCAAAATCCCACCGACATGGACGGTGGGATAGTGACTTTTCCAGTGCCGGCATCCGGGGTCGCAGTCCCCCGGTTCAAGATGTCAACTTGCGACGCAGGCGAAAGCAACAGCCCCTCGCCTGCGTGA
- a CDS encoding ABC transporter permease yields MAGKYSPFRILMWAIMLIFALYVVLPLVIVVLQSFNPRITLIPQEFTLRWYQMRTGGLLPALGASLMISVPAVITGILVSLPLAYATTHYEFRGKAFIRQMLVLPIIIPGVVLGLAYLQLLNSTPLRDMHPAFVLILVHTIIVIPYAARPIIAGFETIDPAIEEASATLGARPFSTFLKIILPLLVPAILSGGILGFARSINDFIITLFLIQPGFVPLSVQVFQTTQFGLPQVTAALGSILLLFSLIFVTAAEAILRLETRR; encoded by the coding sequence ATGGCTGGAAAATACTCACCTTTCCGGATCCTGATGTGGGCGATCATGCTGATCTTCGCGCTTTATGTGGTCCTGCCGCTAGTCATTGTCGTGTTGCAGAGTTTCAATCCACGCATCACATTGATACCCCAAGAGTTCACCTTGCGTTGGTATCAGATGCGAACCGGCGGTTTGTTGCCGGCGCTCGGTGCGAGCCTGATGATTTCGGTGCCCGCTGTCATCACAGGGATTCTTGTCAGCCTGCCTCTCGCCTATGCAACCACCCATTACGAGTTCCGCGGCAAGGCTTTCATTCGCCAGATGCTGGTCCTGCCTATCATCATCCCTGGCGTGGTTCTCGGCCTAGCCTATCTCCAATTGCTAAATTCCACACCGTTGCGCGATATGCATCCTGCCTTCGTGCTGATCCTCGTTCACACCATTATCGTGATCCCTTATGCGGCAAGGCCAATTATTGCTGGTTTCGAGACAATCGATCCGGCCATCGAAGAGGCCTCAGCGACTTTGGGTGCCCGGCCTTTCTCCACGTTCTTGAAAATCATTCTGCCTCTTCTTGTGCCTGCGATCCTGTCGGGCGGAATTCTTGGTTTTGCTCGTTCGATCAATGACTTCATTATCACCTTGTTTCTCATTCAACCGGGTTTCGTACCCTTGTCAGTGCAAGTGTTCCAGACGACCCAGTTCGGACTGCCGCAGGTAACTGCGGCGCTCGGATCGATCTTGCTTCTGTTCTCGCTCATTTTTGTTACTGCCGCCGAGGCAATCTTGCGTTTGGAGACCCGCCGATGA
- a CDS encoding amidohydrolase family protein: MIVDAHVNVGIREQIWGLKKHTPEDQIELMERCGIDYACIFSPAPGLVRPEHFIEGNDYVAAATAQYPDRFIPFAILNPWYRGEAIDELNRNLDRGFGGIKLYPPGHGFYPIDSPLVDPICEAAIANDIPILIHTDFNTKICSPYHFAALARRYPEAKLIMAHLGMDPDVIHFIPDIIEDLPNAYVEISCTPDIPEAAVSRPVARMGSKRVLFASDAPGLAPELAILKVELAKLSAEDHAEVMGRAFMRLIPEDRRPKGYAE, encoded by the coding sequence ATGATCGTCGACGCACACGTGAATGTAGGCATTAGAGAACAAATCTGGGGGTTGAAGAAACACACCCCTGAAGACCAGATCGAATTGATGGAACGGTGTGGCATCGATTATGCCTGCATTTTTTCACCTGCCCCCGGGCTTGTACGTCCAGAACATTTCATCGAGGGCAACGACTATGTCGCCGCTGCCACGGCGCAGTATCCTGATCGTTTCATACCGTTCGCGATTCTGAATCCATGGTATCGCGGCGAGGCCATTGATGAGTTGAATCGCAACCTCGACCGTGGCTTCGGCGGGATCAAACTTTATCCGCCCGGTCATGGCTTCTATCCGATTGATAGCCCGCTCGTCGATCCAATCTGCGAAGCGGCGATCGCGAACGATATTCCAATTCTGATCCACACCGACTTCAACACGAAGATTTGCTCGCCTTATCATTTTGCCGCGCTGGCCAGGCGATATCCCGAGGCTAAGCTGATCATGGCGCATCTGGGCATGGACCCGGACGTGATCCATTTCATTCCCGACATTATTGAGGACCTGCCCAACGCCTATGTCGAAATATCGTGCACGCCCGATATTCCCGAGGCGGCTGTCAGCCGCCCGGTTGCGAGAATGGGCAGCAAACGAGTGCTGTTTGCCTCTGATGCGCCGGGCCTTGCACCCGAACTGGCGATACTGAAAGTGGAACTCGCAAAATTGTCCGCCGAAGATCATGCCGAGGTCATGGGAAGGGCTTTCATGCGCTTGATTCCTGAAGATCGCAGACCGAAGGGCTATGCTGAATAG
- a CDS encoding ABC transporter ATP-binding protein, with translation MTIASKQNPKNLAVTGLRKTYGDVVAVDDVSFDVAAGKLTTLLGPSGCGKTTTLRMIGGLIAPTAGSMAIAGKDITNLAPWHRNCGFVFQSYALFPHMSIGANIGYGLNVRGWTAERIRRKVGEVADFMDIAPLLDRVPRELSGGQQQRSAVARALAIEPDILLMDEPLANLDAQLRERIRFEIRRLQSELGITIVYVTHDQAEAFAISNEILVMKSGRVVQRGTPKEIFLRPASGFVASFVGMNNLLKGQVVGVEQDAITVQWGIFTLRGTASTVFQPDDRVVAVVGAQNFRLASKKSTETSQINRASGQIADVSFMGTHYRIILHTDSGDLTMDLSQEQGEIADIEVGSTLDIDISNVFLIPDHE, from the coding sequence ATGACAATCGCATCAAAGCAGAATCCAAAAAATCTTGCAGTCACAGGCCTGCGAAAGACCTACGGCGATGTAGTCGCCGTCGATGACGTGTCCTTCGATGTCGCGGCAGGCAAGTTGACGACCCTGCTCGGACCCAGCGGCTGCGGCAAAACAACGACACTGCGAATGATAGGCGGTCTTATCGCCCCGACTGCCGGCAGCATGGCGATTGCCGGAAAGGATATTACAAACCTGGCGCCATGGCATCGCAACTGCGGCTTTGTCTTCCAATCCTACGCATTATTTCCGCATATGAGTATTGGTGCCAATATTGGCTATGGCTTGAATGTTCGGGGTTGGACGGCGGAGAGAATTCGTCGAAAAGTCGGCGAAGTCGCCGATTTCATGGATATCGCACCGCTTCTCGACCGCGTACCGCGTGAACTGTCTGGCGGACAACAGCAACGCAGCGCGGTTGCTCGCGCCCTGGCGATAGAGCCCGACATTCTGTTGATGGATGAACCCCTCGCCAATCTCGATGCCCAGTTGCGTGAACGTATTCGATTTGAAATCCGGCGTCTGCAAAGCGAACTCGGCATCACCATTGTCTATGTCACGCACGATCAGGCCGAGGCATTTGCAATCAGCAATGAGATCTTGGTGATGAAATCAGGAAGGGTGGTTCAGCGCGGCACCCCCAAGGAGATTTTCTTGCGTCCTGCATCCGGTTTCGTCGCCTCTTTCGTCGGTATGAACAATCTGTTGAAGGGACAGGTTGTCGGGGTCGAGCAGGACGCGATCACTGTGCAGTGGGGCATTTTCACACTGCGCGGGACGGCGTCCACAGTCTTCCAACCTGATGATCGGGTTGTTGCAGTTGTCGGGGCCCAAAATTTTCGCCTGGCCAGCAAAAAGTCGACAGAGACCAGCCAGATTAACCGCGCTTCCGGCCAGATAGCTGATGTCTCTTTTATGGGCACTCACTACCGGATCATTCTGCATACTGACTCGGGTGATTTGACAATGGATCTGTCGCAGGAGCAGGGCGAGATAGCGGATATTGAAGTTGGCTCGACGCTCGATATCGACATCAGCAATGTATTTCTAATTCCTGACCATGAATAA
- a CDS encoding SDR family NAD(P)-dependent oxidoreductase, whose amino-acid sequence MSVEISLDGKCAVITGGGGGIGAAIAEEFARAGARVVVADIDADAAVRVAERIAIARGAAEGRQVDVTDPESVDRLFDHCIEQYGGVDIFVASAGLSDKGDIFELELDEWRTIMDVNLTGSFLCAKRATKSMRDNGRGGRILLIGSPTGFRGALRGHVAYAASKGGLFAFAKSLARTVAVDKITVNVITPGQTDTELLWKTNPREAIEKIMETVPLGLAKPSDVAAGALYLASDGAKHVTGISLDIDGGGVMR is encoded by the coding sequence GTGAGTGTAGAGATCAGTCTTGATGGAAAATGCGCCGTCATAACGGGCGGCGGTGGCGGCATCGGTGCGGCAATTGCCGAGGAATTCGCCAGGGCTGGCGCGCGTGTTGTCGTTGCCGACATCGACGCCGATGCTGCAGTAAGAGTTGCTGAGCGGATTGCAATTGCACGTGGAGCCGCCGAAGGCCGGCAAGTCGATGTGACAGATCCGGAATCCGTTGACAGGCTGTTTGACCATTGCATCGAACAGTATGGCGGCGTGGATATTTTTGTGGCCTCCGCGGGCCTATCGGACAAGGGCGACATCTTCGAGCTTGAGTTGGACGAGTGGCGAACCATCATGGACGTCAATCTCACGGGTTCGTTTCTGTGTGCCAAGCGGGCGACGAAATCCATGCGTGACAATGGCAGAGGTGGACGCATCCTTCTGATCGGCTCTCCCACCGGGTTTCGTGGCGCATTGCGTGGCCATGTCGCCTATGCGGCCAGCAAGGGTGGACTTTTCGCGTTCGCGAAATCCCTGGCAAGGACTGTCGCGGTCGACAAGATCACGGTCAACGTCATCACGCCCGGACAGACAGATACCGAACTGCTTTGGAAGACCAATCCACGAGAGGCAATTGAGAAGATCATGGAGACCGTTCCCTTGGGGCTTGCCAAACCATCGGACGTGGCTGCAGGCGCGCTCTACCTTGCTTCGGACGGCGCCAAACATGTGACTGGCATATCGCTAGATATTGATGGTGGCGGCGTCATGCGGTGA
- the lpdA gene encoding dihydrolipoyl dehydrogenase — protein sequence MRLLIIGGGPGGYVCGIRAGQLGIDTVVVEQAKAGGTCLNVGCIPSKALIHAADEFHKLSGYDGRSALGITAASPSIDLSRTIAWKDGIVARLTGGVQGLLKKAGARLITGQAEFLDGKTVQVTTDAAVLRIVAENVIIATGSEPVELPFLPFGGKVISSTEALALDAVPERLVVVGGGYIGLEIGTAFAKLGAAVTIVEATSKILPQYDSALTRPVMASLEALGIKLMLDTKAKAASDTGLMVETADGEIIDLPAERILVTVGRRPRSQGAGIPGLSLDMDGHFIRIDENCRTSMRGVFAIGDVTGEPMLAHRAMAQGELVAEFLSGKKRVWDKICIPAVCFTDPEIVTCGLSPDEAKSAGIETTTGQFPFTANGRAMSMEAENGFVRVVARKDNGLILGLQGVGEGISELAAAFAIAIEMSARLEDITAIIHAHPTLGEALHEACLKALGHSLHI from the coding sequence TTGAGACTGCTGATCATCGGCGGTGGTCCCGGCGGCTATGTCTGCGGCATCCGCGCCGGCCAGCTCGGCATCGACACCGTTGTCGTCGAGCAGGCCAAGGCCGGCGGCACCTGCCTGAATGTCGGCTGCATTCCTTCGAAGGCGCTGATCCATGCCGCCGACGAGTTCCACAAGCTCAGCGGCTATGACGGCCGCTCGGCGCTTGGTATTACCGCCGCCAGCCCTTCCATTGATCTCAGCCGCACCATCGCCTGGAAGGACGGCATCGTCGCCCGGCTCACCGGCGGCGTCCAGGGTCTGCTGAAAAAGGCCGGCGCGCGGTTGATCACCGGCCAGGCTGAATTCCTCGACGGCAAGACCGTTCAGGTGACCACCGACGCGGCGGTGCTGCGCATCGTGGCGGAAAATGTGATCATCGCCACCGGCTCGGAACCGGTGGAACTGCCGTTCCTGCCCTTCGGCGGCAAGGTGATCAGCTCCACAGAAGCGCTGGCGCTTGACGCGGTGCCGGAACGGCTGGTGGTCGTTGGTGGTGGCTATATCGGGCTGGAAATCGGCACCGCCTTCGCCAAGCTCGGCGCCGCCGTCACCATTGTCGAAGCCACGTCGAAGATCCTGCCGCAATATGATTCAGCCCTGACAAGACCGGTGATGGCCTCTCTCGAAGCGCTGGGCATCAAGCTGATGCTCGACACCAAGGCCAAGGCCGCGTCCGACACCGGCCTGATGGTTGAGACCGCCGACGGCGAGATCATTGACCTGCCGGCCGAGCGGATCCTCGTCACCGTTGGCCGCCGCCCGCGCTCGCAAGGCGCCGGCATTCCCGGCCTCAGCCTCGACATGGACGGACACTTCATCCGCATAGACGAGAACTGCCGCACATCGATGCGTGGCGTCTTCGCCATCGGCGACGTCACCGGCGAGCCGATGCTGGCCCACCGCGCCATGGCCCAGGGCGAATTGGTCGCCGAATTCCTCTCTGGCAAGAAGCGCGTCTGGGACAAGATCTGCATTCCCGCCGTCTGCTTCACCGATCCGGAAATCGTCACCTGCGGCCTGTCGCCCGACGAGGCGAAAAGCGCCGGCATCGAGACCACGACCGGCCAGTTCCCCTTTACCGCCAATGGCCGCGCCATGAGCATGGAGGCCGAGAACGGCTTTGTTCGCGTTGTCGCCCGCAAGGACAACGGCCTGATTCTGGGTCTGCAGGGTGTTGGCGAGGGAATCTCGGAACTTGCCGCAGCCTTCGCCATCGCCATAGAGATGAGCGCCCGGCTTGAAGACATCACCGCAATCATCCACGCCCACCCGACGCTCGGCGAAGCGCTGCACGAAGCCTGCCTCAAGGCGCTGGGACATTCGCTGCATATTTGA
- a CDS encoding mandelate racemase/muconate lactonizing enzyme family protein: MKIASVKTYIVDFFRANLVLVKIETDEGLYGWGEATVEFNDEAVAAAIHTATPFLVGKDPFEINRLVGQIHRQSYFRTGVILRSALSGIEAALFDIKGKALGVPVYDLLGGKVRDEIRCYANAWFTGAKTADEFVEKAKAVVELGYTALKWDPFGSAYMDLTPTELLTAMGIVEAVKASVPKHVDIIIEGHGRFNQATALRIARSLKEFEPLWFEEPLPPENIGALGDLRALSPVPIATGERYYDPASFQALIAAKAADYLQPDVCHVGGLEALKAISSLAESSFIPVAPHNPMGPVANAMNIHLAGALPAVSILETMMSDVPWRKDVCRENVVFSNGYITINDMPGLGIEVNEAACLDHPRKDHYLRHFDGRLTDIRPENETISV; the protein is encoded by the coding sequence GTGAAAATCGCGTCTGTTAAAACATATATCGTTGACTTCTTCCGTGCCAATCTGGTGTTGGTGAAAATCGAGACCGATGAAGGCCTGTATGGCTGGGGAGAGGCGACCGTCGAGTTCAATGACGAAGCCGTGGCAGCAGCCATCCATACCGCCACGCCATTTCTCGTCGGAAAGGATCCGTTCGAAATCAATCGGCTGGTCGGGCAGATTCATCGGCAAAGCTACTTCCGTACCGGTGTGATTCTGCGCAGTGCCCTGAGCGGCATCGAAGCCGCGTTGTTTGACATCAAGGGCAAGGCGCTTGGTGTCCCGGTTTACGACCTGCTTGGCGGCAAGGTGCGTGATGAAATTCGCTGCTATGCCAATGCCTGGTTCACCGGAGCAAAGACAGCGGATGAATTCGTCGAGAAAGCCAAAGCTGTCGTTGAGCTCGGATATACGGCCCTGAAATGGGATCCATTTGGCTCTGCCTATATGGATTTGACCCCCACTGAACTATTGACTGCAATGGGGATCGTGGAAGCGGTGAAGGCGTCCGTTCCAAAGCATGTCGATATTATCATCGAAGGCCACGGCAGGTTTAACCAGGCCACGGCGCTGCGGATTGCGCGCTCGCTGAAGGAATTCGAGCCGCTTTGGTTCGAGGAACCACTGCCTCCGGAAAATATCGGTGCCCTCGGTGATCTTAGAGCCTTGAGCCCGGTCCCGATTGCCACGGGAGAACGATATTATGACCCTGCATCGTTCCAGGCGCTGATCGCGGCAAAAGCCGCGGACTATTTGCAACCGGACGTCTGCCACGTGGGTGGTCTGGAGGCTCTGAAAGCAATTTCCTCACTGGCCGAAAGCAGCTTCATCCCGGTCGCGCCCCATAACCCCATGGGGCCGGTTGCTAACGCCATGAATATCCATTTGGCGGGAGCTTTGCCCGCAGTTTCGATCCTTGAAACGATGATGAGTGATGTTCCGTGGCGAAAGGATGTTTGCAGAGAGAATGTGGTTTTTTCCAACGGATACATTACCATCAACGACATGCCGGGCCTGGGGATTGAAGTGAACGAAGCCGCTTGTCTCGATCACCCTAGAAAAGATCATTATTTGCGCCACTTCGATGGCCGGCTGACAGATATTCGCCCAGAGAATGAGACCATATCGGTGTAA
- a CDS encoding TRAP transporter small permease subunit: MLNFARTLRVVSRIELIAATLLLALIVVVILSQVVLRYGWNSPIQWVEEISTASMIWLTFLAASLIYKEGRQMRLWSPEDHTSGRLSHLIGIVTNLLILATSVYVVWIALPIVSIENKSVTTSLPIDLPKGWVFSVPVIIGFSSISLTAVYFTLKGLFGFMQKPVTLPDLSPIPPLQPSTEEAL; this comes from the coding sequence ATGTTGAATTTCGCACGAACGCTCCGAGTGGTAAGCCGAATTGAGCTTATCGCCGCAACACTGCTGCTGGCGCTGATTGTCGTCGTCATCCTAAGTCAGGTGGTTTTGCGCTATGGCTGGAACTCGCCAATACAATGGGTCGAGGAGATATCCACCGCATCGATGATCTGGCTTACGTTTCTCGCCGCCAGCCTGATCTACAAAGAAGGCCGTCAAATGCGCCTGTGGAGCCCGGAAGATCACACCTCCGGACGGCTGAGCCACTTGATCGGTATTGTTACCAATCTCCTGATCCTCGCCACGTCGGTTTATGTTGTCTGGATCGCCCTGCCGATTGTCAGCATCGAAAACAAGTCCGTCACCACGTCCCTCCCGATTGACCTACCCAAGGGCTGGGTCTTTTCCGTTCCTGTTATTATTGGATTCTCGTCGATCTCCCTGACAGCGGTTTATTTCACGCTGAAGGGGCTGTTTGGTTTCATGCAGAAGCCGGTGACCTTGCCAGACCTGTCTCCGATTCCGCCGCTTCAGCCTTCTACCGAGGAGGCACTCTAA